In the genome of Desulfovibrio desulfuricans, one region contains:
- the cysK gene encoding cysteine synthase A: protein MLTSVLQTIGNTPLLRLDLSHDLPGTVWLKLENRNPGGSIKDRVAFYLIEEALDEGRIEPGGLLVEATSGNMGIGMALVAPMRGLRCVLTMPESMSVERRNLLRALGAELVLTPAAQGMSGAVAAAKRIAEEQDGFVLGQFTNPQAVIAHYKTTGPEIFKDSVGKMDVLVAGVGSGSSITGTGRFLKEHIPGFKVVAVEPAASPVLSGGKAGPHLIQGIGADFVPPILDRGLLDEIIQMDGEQAIKTARQLMAQGLMVGISTGSNVRAALELAARPEMQGKNIVTFACDTGERYMSTRLFLDM, encoded by the coding sequence ATGTTGACCAGTGTCTTGCAAACCATCGGCAATACTCCCCTGCTTCGTCTTGACCTTTCGCACGATCTGCCCGGCACGGTCTGGCTGAAGCTTGAAAACCGCAACCCTGGCGGTTCCATCAAAGACAGGGTGGCCTTTTACCTCATTGAAGAGGCTCTGGATGAAGGCCGTATTGAACCCGGCGGGCTGCTGGTTGAAGCCACCAGCGGCAACATGGGCATAGGCATGGCCCTGGTTGCCCCCATGCGCGGCCTGCGCTGCGTGTTGACCATGCCCGAATCCATGAGCGTCGAGCGCCGCAATCTGCTGCGGGCGCTGGGTGCGGAGCTGGTGCTTACACCGGCCGCGCAGGGCATGAGCGGGGCCGTGGCCGCAGCAAAACGCATTGCCGAAGAGCAGGATGGCTTTGTGCTTGGGCAGTTTACCAACCCGCAGGCCGTGATTGCCCACTATAAAACCACTGGGCCGGAAATTTTCAAGGACAGCGTGGGCAAAATGGACGTGCTTGTGGCGGGCGTGGGTTCCGGCTCGTCCATTACCGGCACGGGGCGTTTTCTTAAAGAGCATATCCCCGGCTTCAAGGTTGTTGCCGTGGAGCCTGCGGCTTCGCCGGTGCTTTCGGGCGGCAAGGCCGGGCCGCATCTCATCCAGGGTATCGGCGCGGATTTTGTGCCGCCCATCCTTGACCGGGGCCTGCTGGACGAAATTATCCAGATGGACGGCGAGCAAGCCATAAAAACTGCGCGTCAGCTCATGGCGCAGGGGCTTATGGTCGGCATATCCACAGGTTCCAACGTGCGTGCGGCGCTCGAACTGGCGGCCCGGCCCGAGATGCAGGGCAAAAATATTGTCACGTTTGCCTGCGATACGGGCGAGCGTTACATGTCCACGCGGCTTTTTCTTGATATGTAG
- a CDS encoding nuclear transport factor 2 family protein, with protein MKILAALFAALVITLSGGLAQAKPDTVELYTEAVMIGDVPALETLLAPNYWHINANGHIEDKEHFINTIKNKELVIDRLTFTNARTAMIGDSKLITGTGYLKAKATPALPVGLMRITVVVVSNKGREQVVLFQGTPVISTEDCNDGNCKIQ; from the coding sequence ATGAAGATTCTTGCCGCATTGTTCGCTGCCCTTGTGATTACACTTTCCGGCGGCCTTGCCCAGGCAAAGCCCGATACCGTAGAGCTATACACTGAAGCCGTTATGATCGGCGACGTTCCCGCGCTCGAGACGCTGCTGGCCCCAAACTACTGGCACATCAACGCCAACGGCCATATTGAGGACAAGGAACACTTTATCAATACCATAAAAAACAAGGAACTGGTCATCGACCGGCTTACCTTTACCAACGCCCGTACTGCCATGATAGGCGACTCAAAGCTTATCACAGGCACTGGCTATCTCAAGGCCAAGGCAACGCCCGCTCTCCCCGTGGGCCTTATGCGCATCACCGTGGTGGTGGTTTCCAACAAGGGCCGCGAGCAGGTTGTGCTGTTCCAGGGCACGCCTGTTATCTCCACCGAAGACTGCAACGACGGCAACTGCAAGATACAGTAG
- a CDS encoding YceI family protein, producing MASWKNDPDHSHLGFVVRHLMITDINGRFADVDIDLEVGNSDLSDAVFSMTAKAAGIDTHVHARDEHLRTADFFDVARYPELTFQSTAVLLGADKTGTISGLLSMRGTSREVTFNITASDRITNPINNKETQSFSITGELNRSDFGIGTNIPAAIVGDRVRVAASFEVSPV from the coding sequence ATGGCTAGCTGGAAGAACGATCCCGACCATTCGCATCTGGGTTTTGTGGTGCGGCATCTCATGATTACGGACATTAACGGCCGCTTTGCGGATGTGGATATTGATCTTGAAGTGGGCAACAGCGACCTTTCGGACGCCGTATTTTCCATGACCGCCAAGGCCGCCGGTATTGATACCCATGTGCATGCGCGAGACGAGCATTTGCGCACGGCGGATTTTTTTGACGTGGCAAGGTACCCCGAGCTGACCTTCCAGAGCACAGCCGTGCTGCTGGGCGCGGACAAGACCGGTACCATTTCCGGGCTTCTATCCATGCGCGGCACCTCCCGCGAGGTGACCTTCAACATTACAGCCAGCGACAGGATCACCAACCCCATCAACAACAAGGAAACACAGTCGTTCAGCATTACAGGCGAGCTGAACCGTAGCGATTTTGGCATCGGGACCAACATACCCGCCGCCATAGTGGGCGATCGGGTACGGGTTGCCGCCAGTTTTGAAGTTTCGCCGGTCTAG